The Acidobacteriota bacterium genome contains a region encoding:
- the dnaJ gene encoding molecular chaperone DnaJ, producing MAQKEDYYKILGVGRKATQDEIRKAYRRLARKYHPDVNPGDKSAEEKFKQISEANDILSDEKKREVYDKFGSYSDNLRDAAERGAGAGTGTGGFDFDWGSVFTGGGGATTGQSASGGPSFKDIFSDLFSGGTSHAQERPQPRRSADIELPLSISFEESINGLTTNINVRRSEVCARCNGAGEAPGATPVICGNCNGTGKISSGGGFLRFDQPCPVCNGTGKRRPPCPVCSGKGVVPKFETVKVRIPAGVDTGSRVRVAGKGESGRMGAPPGDLYIVTNVAPHKIFTRKGDNIHCTIPITLPEAALGAKIEVPTVSGKAQLRIPPGTQSGQVFRLKEKGAPSLRGSTRGDQYVEVKIVLPKIIDEDSKELLRQFAQRNPENPRVEFGLE from the coding sequence ATGGCGCAGAAAGAAGACTATTACAAAATCCTGGGCGTCGGGCGAAAAGCCACTCAGGACGAAATACGCAAGGCGTATCGCCGCTTGGCCCGCAAATATCACCCTGACGTGAATCCGGGAGACAAATCTGCCGAGGAGAAATTCAAGCAAATCTCCGAAGCCAACGACATCTTGTCGGATGAAAAGAAGCGCGAGGTTTACGACAAATTTGGCAGCTACAGCGACAATTTGCGCGATGCTGCGGAACGCGGAGCGGGCGCTGGGACTGGAACAGGCGGATTCGACTTTGACTGGGGCAGTGTGTTCACCGGAGGCGGTGGAGCCACCACAGGTCAAAGCGCAAGCGGTGGCCCCAGCTTCAAAGATATTTTCAGCGACCTGTTCAGTGGCGGGACTTCGCACGCACAAGAGCGCCCGCAACCAAGACGAAGCGCCGACATTGAGCTTCCGCTGTCCATCAGCTTTGAAGAATCCATCAACGGATTGACGACAAACATCAATGTTCGTCGCAGCGAAGTTTGCGCCCGGTGCAATGGCGCAGGTGAAGCTCCCGGCGCAACTCCGGTCATCTGTGGAAATTGCAACGGCACGGGCAAGATTTCTTCGGGCGGAGGCTTTCTTCGGTTCGATCAACCCTGCCCGGTTTGCAACGGCACAGGCAAACGCCGCCCGCCTTGTCCGGTTTGTTCCGGCAAAGGCGTCGTACCGAAGTTTGAAACCGTGAAAGTGCGAATTCCGGCCGGCGTGGATACAGGTTCGCGCGTGCGCGTCGCTGGTAAAGGAGAATCCGGACGGATGGGAGCGCCTCCTGGCGATTTGTACATCGTCACCAACGTCGCGCCGCACAAAATCTTCACGCGAAAAGGCGACAACATTCATTGCACGATTCCCATCACGCTGCCCGAAGCAGCGCTGGGCGCAAAGATCGAAGTTCCCACCGTCAGCGGCAAAGCGCAATTGCGAATTCCGCCCGGAACACAATCCGGACAAGTCTTCCGCTTAAAAGAAAAAGGCGCGCCCAGTTTGCGCGGTTCCACGCGCGGCGATCAATATGTCGAAGTCAAAATTGTATTGCCCAAGATTATTGACGAAGACTCGAAAGAATTGCTGAGACAATTCGCCCAACGGAACCCTGAAAATCCCAGGGTTGAATTCGGGCTGGAATGA
- a CDS encoding helix-turn-helix transcriptional regulator, which produces MKRRAKGYTISAVADHYGVHQQTLRMYEREGLLKPSRSEGNVRLYTDEDLERLELILNLTRDLGVNLAGVEIILNMREKMDQMQQEFNRFFGMLRDYLANQTAIEHDPQATQALVPTRRTVVVRSSNRRNIKIEEAEDQN; this is translated from the coding sequence ATGAAAAGAAGAGCCAAAGGCTACACAATCAGCGCAGTCGCCGATCATTACGGTGTGCACCAGCAAACACTGCGCATGTACGAACGCGAAGGCTTGTTGAAACCGTCGCGCTCCGAAGGCAATGTGCGTTTGTACACCGATGAAGACCTGGAACGGTTGGAATTGATTTTGAACCTGACACGCGATCTGGGCGTCAATCTGGCCGGGGTCGAAATCATCCTGAACATGCGCGAAAAAATGGATCAGATGCAACAGGAGTTCAATCGCTTCTTTGGAATGCTGCGCGATTACCTGGCCAATCAAACCGCTATCGAACACGACCCGCAAGCCACGCAGGCCCTAGTCCCCACTCGCCGCACCGTTGTCGTGCGATCCTCAAACCGGCGCAACATCAAAATCGAAGAAGCAGAAGACCAAAATTAA
- a CDS encoding ROK family protein, with the protein MANTDSSSANPSASVLLGVDLGTNHIRLGTIDRTGKVLAFRREHYAGSSLANARSLADQVLSTISQMIAEQSAADPIAAVGVAFPGLVNRHTQRPVLLPHLPDMSKLDLRQELADRFGVPVSFDNNANAAAFAEMCCGIANEVSDFLYLHIGSNVSAGLVMGGKLQRGKSGLAGDIGQMNIYVEHLGEFVRLESLASAEGVVRRTRDRLHRDRTSSLSKLGAMGGFSYDDIIEQAHLGDDLAKLMLQRTGAFLAMTIADVISLLNLEMIAVGGTPAGRQFLVSAIETETRKHASEIALTDCRIVAAEIGAEASVIGAALLAAQAS; encoded by the coding sequence ATGGCAAATACAGACTCCTCCAGCGCAAATCCATCAGCATCCGTCCTGCTTGGCGTTGATTTGGGAACCAATCACATCCGTCTGGGCACGATTGATCGCACAGGCAAGGTACTCGCCTTCAGGCGCGAACATTACGCGGGTTCTTCGCTGGCCAACGCTCGGTCATTGGCTGACCAGGTGTTATCCACCATCAGTCAGATGATTGCGGAACAGTCCGCTGCCGATCCAATTGCGGCAGTTGGCGTAGCTTTTCCGGGATTGGTCAATCGCCACACCCAACGCCCCGTATTGCTGCCACATTTGCCGGATATGTCCAAGCTTGACTTGCGCCAGGAATTGGCTGACCGATTCGGCGTGCCGGTTTCTTTCGACAACAATGCCAACGCGGCTGCATTTGCCGAAATGTGTTGCGGCATTGCCAACGAAGTCAGTGATTTTCTTTATCTGCACATTGGATCGAACGTCAGCGCCGGATTGGTTATGGGCGGAAAGCTTCAGCGCGGCAAATCGGGGTTGGCGGGCGACATTGGCCAGATGAACATTTACGTCGAACATTTGGGCGAATTCGTACGATTAGAAAGCCTGGCTTCCGCCGAAGGAGTTGTCCGGCGAACTCGTGACCGTTTGCATCGTGACCGCACTTCGTCACTTTCCAAGCTTGGGGCAATGGGCGGATTCAGCTACGACGACATCATCGAACAGGCTCATCTGGGAGATGACTTGGCCAAACTAATGTTGCAACGCACCGGAGCGTTTTTGGCGATGACCATTGCCGACGTCATCAGCCTGCTGAATTTGGAGATGATTGCTGTCGGCGGCACTCCTGCTGGACGGCAGTTTCTGGTTTCCGCCATTGAGACCGAAACGCGAAAACACGCTTCAGAGATTGCGCTGACAGATTGTCGAATTGTGGCGGCGGAAATCGGTGCGGAAGCTTCGGTCATCGGCGCGGCATTATTGGCCGCTCAAGCAAGTTAA
- a CDS encoding DedA family protein translates to MLIEDLIREYGLWAVFFGVMIEGDLTLLFAGVLAHYGLFSFGEALLVSTLGGFVGDCLSYLVGYRGKEWIKHRNFYQRAQPRLEKLCARFGLYSIFLVKYVYGLRTASAVFWGFAHMRLRRFLPLTLASCAAWALVLIGLGFTFSGAIGVIIGRVQQAGMLLLVAFGIAIAIALILYLVEVFVVGRRVPEMEPIEPPRIHERLHERFHETFQEAIDTVRKDPVKEFTEEDKTIKDRLPPEQHRSRQIGSHRI, encoded by the coding sequence ATGCTAATCGAAGATTTGATCAGAGAGTATGGTCTATGGGCGGTCTTCTTCGGTGTGATGATCGAAGGCGACTTGACTCTGCTTTTTGCCGGAGTTCTGGCGCATTACGGCCTGTTCAGCTTTGGAGAAGCACTATTGGTTAGCACGCTGGGAGGCTTTGTCGGCGACTGCCTCAGCTATCTGGTCGGATACCGCGGCAAGGAATGGATCAAACACAGAAACTTTTACCAACGCGCGCAACCCAGATTGGAAAAACTCTGCGCGCGCTTCGGTTTGTATTCCATCTTTTTGGTCAAATACGTTTATGGGTTGCGAACGGCCAGTGCGGTGTTCTGGGGCTTTGCGCATATGCGGTTGCGCCGTTTTTTGCCGCTGACGTTGGCCAGTTGCGCGGCTTGGGCGCTGGTGCTGATCGGCCTCGGTTTCACCTTTAGTGGGGCCATCGGTGTCATCATTGGCCGGGTTCAACAAGCCGGAATGCTGCTGCTCGTGGCATTTGGCATTGCCATCGCGATTGCCTTGATTCTTTACCTGGTTGAAGTGTTCGTCGTTGGCCGTCGAGTGCCGGAAATGGAACCGATTGAACCGCCCCGGATTCACGAACGACTGCACGAACGATTTCACGAAACGTTCCAAGAAGCCATAGACACCGTAAGAAAAGACCCCGTCAAGGAATTTACTGAAGAGGACAAAACCATCAAGGACAGACTCCCGCCGGAACAACACCGATCCAGACAAATTGGCTCTCACCGCATCTGA
- a CDS encoding GHMP kinase, translating to MIIESQAPTRIDLAGGTIDLWPLYLFHDNSQTINFAINQYARCRLETRDDGKFIVESKDRGARVEANSLEELRGDDELSLISKLIYHFKPETGLTITTDCMAPAGAGLAGSSALNIAVCGALNKLVGGRYPTERLPFIAINVETQVLKVPAGYQDYFPAVYGRVSRVKLGVDGVVREEVTTDLDELESRVALCFTGAPRNSGINNWEMYKKHIDREGDIVERFDRIRDTALKIDEALSANAFDRVGSTFAEEWASRRELVPTITTPFIDELIEIAKQNGGEAAKVCGAGGGGCVAFYCQPGRKADVEAALAHAGGNVINYRIAREGLTVTAK from the coding sequence TTGATTATCGAATCGCAAGCGCCCACGCGCATTGATTTGGCCGGAGGCACGATTGACCTGTGGCCGTTGTATTTGTTTCACGACAATTCGCAAACCATCAATTTTGCCATTAACCAGTATGCTCGCTGCCGGTTGGAAACGCGCGACGACGGCAAATTTATCGTCGAATCGAAAGATCGCGGCGCTCGCGTTGAAGCGAACTCGTTGGAAGAGCTTCGCGGCGACGACGAACTATCGCTGATTTCCAAACTGATTTATCACTTCAAACCTGAAACCGGATTGACCATCACGACCGATTGCATGGCTCCGGCGGGGGCGGGTTTGGCCGGATCGTCGGCGCTGAACATTGCCGTTTGCGGCGCGCTGAACAAATTGGTCGGCGGACGTTATCCGACCGAACGCTTGCCGTTCATCGCCATCAACGTCGAAACGCAGGTGTTGAAAGTTCCTGCCGGATATCAGGATTACTTCCCTGCCGTGTATGGCCGGGTTTCGCGCGTCAAACTTGGCGTTGACGGCGTGGTGCGCGAAGAAGTCACGACCGACCTGGATGAACTGGAAAGTCGCGTCGCGTTATGTTTCACCGGAGCGCCGCGCAATTCCGGCATCAACAATTGGGAAATGTACAAAAAACACATAGACCGCGAAGGCGACATCGTCGAACGTTTCGACCGCATTCGCGACACGGCGTTGAAAATAGATGAAGCATTGTCGGCAAATGCCTTTGACCGAGTCGGTTCGACCTTTGCCGAAGAATGGGCCAGCCGTCGCGAACTGGTTCCGACTATCACCACACCCTTCATTGACGAACTGATTGAAATCGCCAAACAAAACGGCGGCGAAGCTGCTAAAGTCTGTGGCGCGGGCGGCGGCGGTTGCGTGGCGTTCTATTGCCAGCCAGGGCGAAAAGCCGACGTTGAAGCTGCATTGGCACATGCTGGCGGCAACGTCATCAATTACCGAATTGCGCGCGAAGGCTTGACTGTCACGGCGAAGTGA
- the hslO gene encoding Hsp33 family molecular chaperone HslO encodes MQEREDHLIQGTLADSTIRVIAAVTTNLVNEACGRHGTSPTASAALGRALTGALLLGRTYKDLEYITLRFDCRGELGGITAEASAHGTVRGYVNNPLADFASTVHGKLDVGSIVGGGMLYVIREAGREIGLMKEPYQGSVPIVSGEIAEDIAHYLVTSEQINSAISLGVFVEPEQGKITAAGGFLVQVMPGSDEKTVAAIETIVAVAPHVTEMILSGADAKEMMNMIFGDLPFELLGTHPVEFRCKCSYDRAVSIVSLLGAEEIAEMLENDNGADLTCHFCGTNYHLDETALGNILNPPPELVM; translated from the coding sequence TTGCAGGAAAGAGAAGATCATTTGATTCAAGGCACCTTGGCCGATTCAACCATTCGCGTCATCGCGGCGGTGACGACCAATCTGGTCAACGAAGCTTGCGGGCGACACGGCACTTCGCCCACGGCTTCTGCGGCGCTGGGTCGGGCGCTGACCGGAGCCTTGTTGCTGGGAAGAACCTACAAGGACCTTGAATACATCACACTGCGCTTCGATTGCCGAGGAGAGCTTGGGGGCATCACAGCCGAAGCCAGCGCCCATGGAACCGTTCGCGGATACGTAAATAATCCGCTGGCCGATTTTGCCTCAACAGTGCATGGTAAATTGGATGTCGGCTCGATTGTTGGCGGCGGCATGTTGTACGTCATCCGCGAAGCCGGACGGGAAATCGGATTGATGAAAGAACCGTATCAAGGTTCCGTGCCGATTGTGTCCGGCGAAATTGCCGAAGACATCGCGCATTACCTGGTGACATCCGAACAGATCAATTCGGCAATTTCCCTGGGAGTATTTGTGGAACCGGAACAGGGCAAAATCACCGCCGCTGGCGGCTTTCTGGTTCAGGTCATGCCCGGCTCGGATGAAAAAACCGTCGCCGCGATTGAAACCATCGTCGCCGTCGCTCCGCACGTTACGGAAATGATTCTCAGCGGCGCGGATGCCAAAGAAATGATGAACATGATTTTCGGAGATTTGCCGTTTGAATTATTGGGAACGCATCCGGTCGAATTTCGCTGCAAATGCTCTTATGACCGGGCTGTCAGCATCGTTTCGCTGCTTGGCGCTGAGGAAATTGCCGAAATGCTGGAAAATGACAACGGCGCTGATTTGACCTGCCACTTTTGCGGCACCAATTACCACCTGGACGAAACCGCGCTGGGCAATATCCTCAATCCGCCGCCAGAATTAGTGATGTAA
- the rpsT gene encoding 30S ribosomal protein S20 has translation MPNHKSAEKRDRQNKKRNAINSSNRTRLRNQIKKLRSAIATGDKEQAQSLLAATVSVIDKSIQKGVLHRNAAARHKSRLTQHVNDLAAK, from the coding sequence ATGCCAAATCATAAGTCTGCTGAGAAGCGTGACCGCCAAAACAAAAAACGGAACGCCATTAACAGTTCCAACCGCACCCGGTTGCGTAACCAAATCAAGAAGCTGCGCTCGGCCATTGCCACCGGTGACAAAGAACAAGCTCAGTCGCTGTTGGCGGCCACGGTTTCCGTGATTGATAAATCCATTCAGAAAGGTGTGCTGCACCGCAACGCGGCGGCTCGTCACAAATCGCGCCTGACGCAACACGTCAACGACCTGGCCGCCAAATAG
- the murQ gene encoding N-acetylmuramic acid 6-phosphate etherase, giving the protein MAAEFVLSMTTTEQLNPNTEQIDQLPTLEALRIINAEDRKVAEAVERVLPAVARAVDGIAERLQSGGRLFYVGTGTSGRLGVLDAAECPPTFGVSPELVQGLIAGGYDACYKAVEASEDDREAGAKDLRARGFTANDCLVGIAASGRTPYTIGAVEYARQLGALTACIVCNENSELAATAEIAIEPIVGPEVIAGSTRLKSGTAQKLVLNMLSTMTMVRLGYVTGNRMTNLKTSNIKLRQRATGLVMAECNLDKTAAEAALEAADWDLRVAIVMIKTASPREIAEEALRKSSFIIARAVSLLTE; this is encoded by the coding sequence ATGGCTGCTGAATTTGTCTTATCAATGACGACTACTGAACAACTCAACCCGAACACAGAACAAATTGACCAACTGCCGACGCTGGAAGCGTTGCGCATCATCAACGCCGAAGATCGCAAGGTCGCCGAAGCCGTCGAACGAGTGCTGCCCGCCGTCGCGCGCGCGGTGGACGGCATCGCCGAACGATTACAGAGCGGAGGCCGGTTGTTTTACGTCGGCACAGGAACCAGCGGACGGTTGGGCGTGCTGGACGCGGCGGAATGTCCACCGACGTTTGGCGTGTCGCCCGAATTGGTCCAGGGCTTGATCGCTGGCGGTTACGACGCTTGCTACAAAGCCGTCGAAGCTTCGGAGGACGATCGCGAAGCGGGCGCAAAAGATTTGCGAGCGCGCGGTTTTACCGCCAATGATTGTCTGGTCGGCATCGCCGCCAGCGGTCGCACGCCATATACCATCGGCGCGGTGGAATATGCGCGACAACTCGGCGCATTGACCGCGTGCATTGTTTGCAACGAAAACTCCGAACTGGCGGCGACGGCAGAAATTGCAATTGAGCCAATCGTTGGCCCCGAAGTCATCGCCGGTTCGACGCGGCTGAAATCCGGCACGGCGCAAAAACTGGTGCTGAACATGCTTTCGACGATGACGATGGTGCGGTTGGGATACGTCACCGGCAATCGCATGACCAACCTGAAAACCAGCAACATCAAATTGCGCCAGCGCGCGACGGGATTGGTCATGGCGGAATGCAATCTGGACAAGACAGCGGCAGAGGCCGCTTTGGAAGCGGCGGATTGGGATTTGCGCGTTGCCATTGTCATGATCAAAACCGCTTCGCCACGCGAAATTGCGGAAGAGGCATTGCGGAAATCGAGCTTCATCATTGCTCGTGCAGTATCATTGTTGACAGAGTGA
- the lysA gene encoding diaminopimelate decarboxylase, whose protein sequence is MTDSSDSLSSQPAWAIPGYLEVKTNHLHINGVDATKLAEEFDTPLFVISAPRIRHNIASLLEAKTHHPKLKLCFASKANNLLGVLRVVREAGIDVEVNSGGELFKALRAGFRPDQIEMNGISKTEQEIAEAIEAGIYTINLDSPFELELVEQVAAKLKKRANVTVRLVAGVGTRSHAGLQTALYTSKFGVSPSQAREMMLRAISNPEGINLAGLHIHVGSQTPDAEPYAAAFSAMWEHLLWLHGETGHKLQHINIGGGIPVNYLRDCTHAAEISENERAMLGANLSAVEMMANAIDVVRASAREAGTEHLLDDLEIVMEPGRAVIADAVTILTKVRNVKSRPETGEAWALTDAGYNLMLSMVMYHWYYHAVNASRAGEAHSERYRMAGPLCDGGDVYFDLHGDGHLPDCRLLPPDVQVGQVVAMLNTGAYTASQMTAYNGRVFPAAVLLDECGKVEVIRRRDTYEDLVINEL, encoded by the coding sequence GTGACAGATTCCTCGGATTCACTTTCTTCACAACCTGCCTGGGCGATTCCCGGCTACTTGGAAGTAAAAACCAATCACCTGCACATCAACGGCGTGGACGCGACCAAACTCGCTGAGGAATTCGACACACCGTTGTTTGTCATTTCCGCGCCGCGCATTCGACACAACATTGCCAGTCTGCTCGAAGCGAAAACGCATCACCCGAAGCTGAAACTCTGTTTTGCCTCCAAAGCCAATAACCTGCTCGGCGTGTTGCGCGTGGTTCGGGAAGCCGGAATAGATGTCGAGGTGAATTCCGGCGGCGAGTTGTTCAAGGCCTTGCGCGCGGGATTTCGCCCTGACCAGATTGAAATGAACGGCATTTCAAAAACCGAACAGGAAATCGCCGAAGCCATCGAAGCCGGAATTTATACGATCAACCTGGATTCGCCGTTTGAACTGGAACTGGTGGAACAAGTCGCCGCCAAACTGAAGAAACGCGCCAACGTGACTGTCCGATTGGTTGCGGGCGTCGGCACGCGTTCGCACGCGGGATTGCAGACGGCGCTGTACACCTCGAAGTTTGGCGTGTCGCCTTCGCAGGCGCGCGAAATGATGTTGCGCGCAATTTCAAACCCGGAAGGGATCAATCTTGCCGGATTGCACATTCACGTCGGTTCGCAAACGCCAGACGCGGAACCTTACGCCGCTGCGTTTTCCGCGATGTGGGAGCATTTGTTGTGGCTGCACGGAGAAACCGGCCACAAGCTGCAACACATCAACATCGGCGGAGGCATTCCCGTCAATTACCTGCGCGATTGCACGCACGCCGCCGAAATCAGTGAAAACGAACGCGCAATGCTCGGCGCAAATCTGTCGGCCGTCGAAATGATGGCCAACGCGATTGATGTGGTTCGCGCTTCCGCGCGCGAAGCCGGAACCGAACATTTGCTGGACGATCTGGAAATTGTCATGGAACCCGGTCGCGCCGTGATTGCCGACGCGGTGACGATTCTGACCAAAGTCCGCAACGTCAAATCGCGCCCTGAAACCGGCGAAGCCTGGGCGCTGACGGACGCCGGGTATAACCTGATGCTTTCGATGGTGATGTATCACTGGTATTACCACGCGGTGAATGCTTCGCGCGCGGGCGAAGCGCACAGCGAGCGATACCGCATGGCCGGGCCGTTGTGCGATGGAGGTGACGTGTATTTCGACCTGCACGGCGACGGTCATCTGCCCGATTGCCGGTTGTTGCCGCCGGATGTGCAGGTCGGCCAAGTCGTCGCCATGCTGAACACGGGCGCTTACACCGCTTCGCAAATGACTGCTTACAACGGCAGAGTCTTTCCGGCTGCCGTATTGCTGGACGAGTGCGGCAAAGTCGAAGTCATCCGCCGCCGTGACACGTACGAAGATTTGGTAATCAACGAACTGTAA
- a CDS encoding nuclear transport factor 2 family protein → MKRILGGLIVMILTAVIANAQGGKVEQEILKLEQEWQDALLKSDVAALERIYSDGITYTHSSAATDTKASYIAKIKSGASKYQTLKRDDIKVSIFGDTAVVTCHWMVTSVGDGKSYNTNARYIHVYAKVKGKWQMVAHQSTPISS, encoded by the coding sequence ATGAAACGAATTCTTGGAGGTTTGATCGTCATGATTTTGACTGCTGTCATCGCGAACGCGCAGGGCGGAAAAGTTGAGCAGGAAATTTTGAAGCTGGAACAGGAATGGCAGGACGCCCTGCTCAAAAGCGATGTTGCGGCGCTGGAAAGGATTTATTCCGACGGAATCACTTACACGCATTCCAGCGCGGCGACGGACACCAAGGCATCCTACATCGCCAAAATCAAATCGGGCGCATCGAAGTATCAAACGCTCAAACGCGACGACATCAAAGTCAGCATCTTTGGCGATACGGCAGTCGTCACTTGCCACTGGATGGTGACTTCAGTCGGCGACGGAAAAAGCTACAACACCAATGCCCGCTACATTCACGTGTACGCCAAAGTAAAGGGCAAATGGCAAATGGTTGCGCACCAATCAACGCCGATTAGCTCGTAA
- a CDS encoding bifunctional folylpolyglutamate synthase/dihydrofolate synthase, with translation MTQRIGWRSAPINLINRMNFAESVSYLYSLGNEVLAMKLGLETVRALTEALDNPQQEFPAIHIAGTNGKGSTAAMTEAILRATGLNVGLFTSPHLISITERYRVNGSEMPQDDFARLAAIVRQASETLVAEGKLESVPTFFEQATVIGYLYFAERQVDMAVLEVGMGGRLDATNICRPAVTAITPIGFDHQQYLGNTLAEIAGEKAGIIKSNIPVVVAPQPYEAMQTIAARAVELEAPLVCVTDGSFAAVPERKLGQYRLRYDSYNTLLGLRGHHQVENAMTAILIAEQLQRQGWKIDKHAIEDGLNKVIWPGRLQLIELASLPAPVLVDGAHNPAGAETLRTFLEEFHRDRVITLIFGVMSDKAVSEMAAILFPVAQNVILTKANDRRAASPQHIVELTKEIQPKIRQSESLAEALSEAGTLTPADGLIVVCGSLYLAGELLKLIRVTS, from the coding sequence ATGACGCAGCGTATCGGCTGGCGAAGCGCGCCTATAAATTTGATTAACCGGATGAATTTCGCCGAATCGGTTTCTTATCTGTACTCGCTCGGCAACGAAGTGCTGGCCATGAAGCTCGGATTGGAAACAGTCCGGGCTTTGACCGAAGCGCTGGACAACCCTCAGCAAGAATTTCCCGCCATTCACATCGCCGGAACCAACGGAAAAGGTTCAACTGCCGCCATGACCGAAGCGATCCTGCGCGCAACAGGATTGAACGTTGGACTGTTTACGTCCCCTCATCTGATTTCAATTACGGAGCGGTATCGCGTGAATGGCAGCGAAATGCCTCAAGACGATTTTGCCAGGTTGGCAGCCATCGTCAGGCAGGCAAGCGAAACGCTGGTCGCTGAAGGCAAGCTGGAAAGTGTGCCAACGTTTTTCGAGCAGGCGACAGTGATCGGTTATTTGTATTTTGCCGAGCGTCAGGTGGATATGGCCGTGCTGGAGGTCGGAATGGGTGGCAGGCTGGATGCGACGAACATTTGCCGACCGGCGGTGACGGCAATCACGCCAATTGGTTTTGACCATCAGCAGTATTTGGGAAATACGCTGGCTGAAATCGCGGGCGAAAAAGCCGGAATCATCAAATCGAATATACCGGTCGTCGTCGCTCCGCAACCTTACGAAGCGATGCAGACAATCGCCGCTCGCGCCGTGGAACTGGAAGCACCGTTGGTTTGCGTTACCGATGGATCCTTTGCCGCTGTGCCCGAACGCAAACTTGGTCAATATCGGCTGCGCTACGACAGTTACAATACGTTGTTAGGATTGCGTGGGCATCATCAAGTCGAAAACGCCATGACGGCGATTTTGATCGCGGAGCAGTTACAGCGACAAGGTTGGAAAATTGATAAACATGCAATCGAAGACGGTTTGAACAAAGTGATTTGGCCGGGCAGATTGCAGTTGATTGAACTGGCCAGCTTGCCAGCGCCGGTGTTAGTTGATGGCGCGCACAACCCGGCAGGAGCCGAAACGCTGAGGACGTTTTTGGAAGAGTTTCACCGCGATCGTGTGATTACATTGATCTTTGGCGTAATGAGCGACAAAGCCGTCTCTGAAATGGCCGCAATCCTTTTTCCAGTGGCGCAAAACGTGATTCTGACCAAAGCCAATGACCGACGCGCGGCCTCTCCGCAGCACATTGTCGAACTGACCAAAGAAATTCAGCCAAAGATTCGGCAAAGCGAATCTTTGGCTGAAGCCTTGTCAGAAGCGGGGACGCTGACGCCAGCCGATGGTCTGATCGTCGTTTGCGGCTCACTATATCTAGCGGGCGAATTGTTGAAGCTGATTCGCGTTACGAGCTAA